A window of the Synechococcus sp. M16.1 genome harbors these coding sequences:
- the galE gene encoding UDP-glucose 4-epimerase GalE translates to MGSRVLVTGGAGFIGSHTCLVLLETGHDLLVLDNFSNSSPEALSRVAALSGVSLNSTRLQIQHGDIRNPHTLDQLFSDAAANDRPFDAVIHFAGLKAVGESVQKPLLYWDVNVAGSRTLLAAMEAHGCRTLVFSSSATVYGFPANVPIAESAPIQPINPYGFSKAAVEQMLADLNASAPNTWRIACLRYFNPVGAHPSGQIGEDPLGIPNNLFPFVSQVAVGRRDQLQVFGSDWPTHDGTGVRDYIHVMDLADGHKAALDSLLNAEPQHLICNLGSGAGASVLDVVNAFAAASGQHIPYALVDRRPGDAAITIADPTRAANTLSWRTKRTLNDICRDGWTWQQANPMGYRKSA, encoded by the coding sequence ATGGGCAGCCGTGTTTTGGTGACTGGCGGCGCCGGTTTCATCGGCAGCCACACCTGCCTGGTGCTCCTGGAAACCGGCCACGACCTGCTCGTCCTCGACAACTTCTCCAACAGCTCTCCGGAAGCCCTCAGCAGGGTGGCTGCCCTCTCCGGAGTGTCCCTAAACAGCACACGGCTGCAGATCCAGCACGGGGACATCCGCAACCCCCACACCCTTGACCAGCTCTTTTCAGATGCTGCCGCCAACGATCGTCCTTTCGATGCCGTCATTCATTTCGCCGGACTCAAAGCCGTTGGCGAGTCCGTCCAGAAGCCCCTCCTTTATTGGGATGTCAACGTTGCTGGCTCCCGTACCCTGCTCGCCGCCATGGAGGCCCATGGCTGCCGCACCCTCGTGTTCAGCAGCAGCGCCACGGTCTACGGCTTCCCTGCAAACGTCCCCATTGCTGAATCAGCGCCCATTCAACCGATCAACCCTTACGGATTTTCCAAAGCCGCTGTTGAACAAATGCTCGCTGATCTCAACGCCAGCGCGCCCAACACCTGGCGGATCGCTTGCCTTCGCTACTTCAACCCCGTAGGCGCTCACCCCAGCGGCCAGATCGGGGAAGACCCCCTCGGCATCCCCAACAACCTCTTCCCCTTCGTATCCCAGGTTGCCGTCGGACGTCGCGATCAGCTCCAGGTGTTTGGCAGCGACTGGCCGACCCATGACGGCACCGGGGTGCGCGACTACATCCATGTGATGGATCTTGCCGACGGGCACAAAGCCGCCCTCGACAGCCTCCTGAATGCTGAACCACAGCACCTCATCTGCAACCTCGGCAGCGGCGCCGGGGCCAGTGTTCTCGACGTGGTTAACGCCTTCGCCGCCGCCAGCGGACAACACATCCCCTATGCCCTTGTCGATCGACGGCCTGGCGACGCTGCTATCACCATCGCTGACCCCACACGAGCTGCCAACACCCTCTCCTGGCGTACAAAGCGCACGCTGAACGACATCTGCCGTGATGGCTGGACCTGGCAGCAGGCCAACCCAATGGGCTACAGGAAATCCGCATGA
- the hisS gene encoding histidine--tRNA ligase, producing the protein MSQLQSLRGMVDLLPEALQRWQAVEAQAREHFRRSGFGEIRTPLLESTDLFCRGIGEGTDVVGKEMYSFKDRGDRSCTLRPEGTASVVRAALQHGLLSQGAQKLWYAGPMFRYERPQAGRQRQFHQIGVEWLGAERARSDVEVIALAWDLLASLGVGGLQLELNSLGTAEDRQAYRNALVAWLEQRSEALDPDSQARLSANPLRILDSKNKDTQALLEDAPTLADALADASRERFEEVQRGLAALGIPFRLNPRLVRGLDYYSHTAFEITSDQLGAQATVCGGGRYDGLISQLGGPQTPAIGWALGMERLLLVLEAAAQADPNGPAACLVGTPVPDAYLVNRGERAETVGLSLARSLRQQGLTVELDGSGSAFGKQFKRADRSCARWALVLGDEEAERGEVRLKPLHQQGEEVTVALSGIAAIVETLRTP; encoded by the coding sequence GTGAGTCAGCTCCAGAGCCTCAGAGGCATGGTGGATCTGTTGCCAGAGGCACTGCAGCGCTGGCAGGCGGTGGAGGCCCAGGCACGAGAGCACTTTCGGCGGTCCGGGTTTGGTGAGATTCGAACGCCGCTGTTGGAGTCGACCGATCTGTTCTGTCGTGGCATCGGTGAGGGCACCGATGTGGTGGGCAAGGAGATGTATAGCTTTAAGGACCGGGGCGATCGCTCCTGCACCTTGCGGCCTGAAGGCACCGCATCCGTGGTGCGTGCAGCGCTCCAGCACGGCTTGCTGAGTCAGGGTGCCCAGAAGCTTTGGTACGCCGGTCCGATGTTTCGCTACGAGCGCCCTCAAGCAGGGCGGCAGCGGCAGTTTCATCAGATCGGGGTTGAGTGGCTGGGGGCGGAGCGGGCTCGCAGCGATGTTGAGGTGATTGCGCTGGCCTGGGATCTTCTGGCCAGCCTTGGTGTGGGGGGCTTGCAGCTGGAACTGAACAGCCTTGGAACAGCGGAGGATCGTCAGGCCTACCGCAACGCCTTAGTCGCTTGGCTTGAGCAGCGGTCTGAGGCCCTCGATCCAGATTCCCAGGCGCGCCTAAGCGCCAATCCGTTGCGGATTCTGGATTCCAAAAACAAGGACACCCAGGCACTGCTGGAGGATGCTCCAACCCTGGCGGATGCCCTTGCTGATGCCAGCCGTGAGCGTTTTGAGGAGGTGCAGCGAGGTTTGGCTGCCCTGGGGATTCCTTTTCGGCTGAATCCGCGCTTGGTGCGGGGTTTGGACTACTACAGCCATACAGCTTTCGAGATCACCAGCGATCAACTCGGAGCCCAGGCCACCGTGTGTGGTGGTGGTCGTTATGACGGTTTGATCAGCCAGTTGGGAGGCCCTCAGACCCCTGCCATTGGTTGGGCCTTGGGAATGGAGCGGTTGTTGTTGGTGTTGGAGGCCGCGGCTCAGGCAGATCCCAATGGACCGGCGGCATGCCTTGTTGGCACACCTGTGCCTGATGCCTATCTGGTGAACCGTGGAGAACGCGCCGAAACCGTCGGTCTGTCGCTGGCCCGGTCGTTGCGGCAGCAAGGCCTGACGGTTGAGCTGGATGGTTCAGGTTCGGCCTTCGGTAAACAGTTCAAGCGGGCGGATCGCAGCTGTGCCCGCTGGGCACTGGTGCTGGGCGATGAGGAGGCCGAGCGGGGTGAAGTGCGGTTGAAGCCATTGCACCAGCAGGGAGAGGAGGTCACTGTTGCGCTGAGTGGAATCGCCGCAATCGTGGAGACACTGCGCACCCCCTGA
- a CDS encoding UDP-glucuronic acid decarboxylase family protein, which yields MQIHLVTGGAGFLGSHLIDRLMEAGEEVICLDNYFTGRKANIAQWIGHPRFELIRHDVTEPIKLEVDRIWHLACPASPVHYQFNPVKTAKTSFLGTYNMLGLARRVGARLLLASTSEVYGDPEVHPQPESYRGCVNPIGIRSCYDEGKRIAETLCFDYQRMSGVDVRVMRIFNTYGPRMLPDDGRVVSNFIVQALRGEPLTLYGDGSQTRSFCYVSDLIEGMIRLMNGAHTGPMNIGNPDEFTIRRLAELVRARINPALPLIEKPLPEDDPMQRKPVIDLAREQLKWQPTVSLEQGLDPTIDSFRKVLALRDQPEA from the coding sequence ATGCAGATTCACCTTGTTACAGGGGGTGCCGGATTTCTGGGCTCCCATTTGATCGACCGGCTGATGGAGGCCGGGGAGGAGGTGATCTGCCTCGATAACTATTTCACTGGGCGCAAGGCCAACATCGCCCAGTGGATCGGTCATCCCCGTTTTGAGTTGATCCGTCACGACGTCACCGAGCCGATCAAGTTGGAGGTGGATCGGATCTGGCACTTGGCCTGCCCGGCTTCTCCGGTGCACTACCAGTTCAATCCGGTCAAGACCGCCAAAACCAGTTTCCTCGGGACGTACAACATGCTGGGGCTGGCCCGGAGGGTGGGAGCGCGGTTGTTGCTGGCAAGCACCAGTGAGGTCTATGGCGATCCTGAGGTGCATCCCCAGCCGGAGAGCTACCGCGGTTGTGTGAACCCGATCGGCATCCGCAGTTGCTACGACGAGGGCAAGCGAATCGCCGAGACCCTCTGCTTTGACTACCAACGCATGAGTGGTGTGGACGTGCGGGTGATGCGGATTTTCAACACCTACGGGCCTCGAATGCTGCCCGACGATGGCCGCGTGGTGAGCAACTTCATCGTTCAAGCCCTGCGAGGTGAACCTTTGACCCTCTACGGGGATGGGTCTCAGACCCGATCGTTTTGCTATGTGAGCGACTTGATCGAAGGAATGATTCGCCTGATGAACGGAGCCCATACGGGCCCGATGAACATTGGCAATCCGGATGAATTCACCATCCGCCGGCTTGCTGAGCTGGTGCGCGCTCGGATCAACCCGGCTTTGCCGTTGATCGAGAAACCGTTGCCTGAGGATGATCCGATGCAGCGCAAGCCGGTGATCGACTTGGCTCGCGAGCAGTTGAAGTGGCAGCCGACTGTGTCACTGGAGCAGGGCTTGGACCCGACGATCGATTCGTTCCGTAAGGTCCTTGCACTACGAGATCAGCCTGAGGCGTGA
- a CDS encoding nucleotide sugar dehydrogenase, giving the protein MTIRRICCIGAGYVGGPTMAVIADRCPQVQVTVVDLNQARIDAWNDPDLSRLPVYEPGLDAVVGRARGRNLSFSTAVEAAIADADMVFISVNTPTKTKGLGAGQASDLRWVEACARTVAQAAQGHTIVVEKSTLPVRTAAAIKTILQAACDGEDQRTFSVLSNPEFLAEGTAIRDLEAPDRVLIGGDDSTSIDALAAIYAQWVPQQQILRTNLWSSELSKLTANAFLAQRISSINSIAAFCEASGADVREVARAIGTDSRIGPKFLNAGPGFGGSCFQKDILNLVYLCRHFGLPEVADYWESVVALNTWQQHRIARLVVQKLFGTVTGKRLAILGFAFKADTNDTREAPAIRICRDLLEEGAQLVIHDPKVAADQMARDLNQEPASQVDRLSGTGSWAEAGSVEDAVMGADAVLVLTEWQHYRDLNWQALAARMRKPAWVFDARAVADPAQIKAAGLSLWRVGDGEG; this is encoded by the coding sequence GTGACGATTCGACGCATCTGCTGCATTGGTGCTGGCTACGTGGGCGGCCCAACGATGGCGGTGATCGCGGATCGTTGTCCGCAGGTGCAGGTCACGGTGGTGGACCTCAACCAGGCTCGGATAGATGCCTGGAACGATCCAGACTTGAGCCGACTACCGGTGTATGAGCCTGGTCTGGATGCCGTGGTGGGCCGGGCCAGGGGGCGCAATCTCAGCTTTTCCACGGCTGTGGAGGCCGCGATTGCGGATGCCGACATGGTGTTCATTTCGGTGAACACACCAACAAAGACGAAAGGCCTGGGGGCGGGCCAGGCCAGTGACCTGCGCTGGGTGGAGGCCTGCGCACGCACCGTGGCCCAGGCGGCCCAAGGCCACACGATCGTGGTGGAGAAGAGCACCCTGCCGGTGCGCACGGCGGCTGCAATCAAAACCATCTTGCAAGCGGCATGTGATGGAGAAGATCAGCGCACGTTCTCGGTGCTGTCCAATCCCGAGTTCCTGGCAGAGGGAACAGCCATCCGCGATCTGGAAGCCCCAGACCGTGTGTTGATCGGTGGTGACGATTCGACCTCCATCGATGCCCTTGCAGCGATCTACGCCCAATGGGTTCCGCAGCAACAGATCCTGCGCACCAACCTTTGGAGCAGCGAGCTCTCAAAACTCACCGCAAATGCCTTTCTGGCTCAGCGGATCAGCTCGATCAACTCGATTGCTGCTTTCTGCGAGGCCAGCGGCGCAGATGTGCGCGAGGTGGCACGGGCCATTGGCACCGACAGTCGGATCGGCCCGAAATTCCTCAATGCCGGGCCCGGTTTCGGTGGCAGCTGTTTCCAGAAGGACATCCTCAATCTGGTGTATCTCTGCCGGCATTTCGGTTTGCCGGAGGTGGCGGATTACTGGGAGAGCGTGGTGGCCTTGAACACCTGGCAACAACACCGCATTGCCCGCCTGGTGGTGCAGAAGCTGTTCGGCACGGTGACAGGGAAGCGTTTGGCGATTCTTGGTTTTGCCTTCAAGGCCGACACCAACGACACCCGTGAGGCCCCGGCGATTCGCATCTGCCGCGATCTGCTGGAAGAGGGTGCTCAGCTCGTTATCCACGATCCAAAGGTGGCAGCCGATCAGATGGCTCGGGATCTGAATCAGGAGCCGGCCTCTCAGGTGGATCGGTTGAGCGGTACCGGCAGTTGGGCTGAGGCCGGAAGCGTTGAGGATGCCGTGATGGGTGCCGATGCCGTGCTTGTGCTCACGGAATGGCAGCACTACCGCGATTTGAATTGGCAGGCTCTGGCTGCTCGGATGCGCAAGCCGGCCTGGGTCTTTGATGCCAGGGCTGTCGCCGATCCTGCTCAGATCAAAGCCGCTGGCCTCAGCCTATGGCGCGTTGGCGACGGAGAGGGTTGA
- a CDS encoding NAD-dependent epimerase — translation MARTVLVTGAAGFIGAALSQRLLQQGDRVVGLDNLNDYYDPSLKQARLRQIEAVAQKGAWRFVEMALEDGDALMALFAAEKPTVVVNLAAQAGVRYSLENPAAYIQSNLVGFGHLLEGCRHHGTENLVYASSSSVYGGNRNLPFHEQQPVNHPVSLYAASKKANELMAHTYSHLYGLPATGLRFFTVYGPWGRPDMAPMLFAKAILAGNPIRVFNHGQMQRDFTYIDDIVEGVLRCCDKPATANPDFDPLAPDPATAAAPHRVFNIGNSHPTPLLRFIEVMEEALGCEAIKDFQPMQPGDVVATAANTAALEAWVGFKPSTPIETGVQRFADWYRSFYGV, via the coding sequence ATGGCACGCACCGTCCTGGTCACCGGAGCTGCTGGTTTCATCGGAGCTGCCTTGAGTCAGCGCCTGCTTCAGCAGGGAGACCGAGTGGTTGGTCTCGACAACCTGAACGACTACTACGACCCAAGCTTGAAGCAAGCGAGGCTGCGTCAGATCGAGGCGGTTGCCCAGAAGGGTGCTTGGCGCTTTGTGGAAATGGCCTTGGAAGACGGCGATGCCCTCATGGCCCTTTTCGCTGCCGAGAAGCCGACCGTGGTGGTCAACTTGGCGGCTCAGGCTGGGGTTCGTTACTCCCTGGAGAATCCGGCGGCTTATATCCAGAGCAATCTTGTGGGCTTTGGCCATCTTCTTGAAGGTTGCCGCCACCACGGCACCGAAAACCTCGTCTATGCCTCGAGCAGTTCGGTGTATGGCGGAAACCGCAATCTGCCTTTCCACGAGCAGCAGCCGGTTAACCATCCGGTGAGCCTCTACGCCGCCAGCAAGAAAGCCAATGAGCTGATGGCGCACACCTACAGCCATCTCTATGGCTTGCCGGCGACGGGGCTGCGGTTTTTCACGGTGTATGGCCCCTGGGGCCGGCCCGACATGGCACCGATGTTGTTCGCCAAAGCGATCCTGGCGGGGAACCCGATACGGGTGTTCAACCACGGCCAGATGCAGCGCGACTTCACCTACATCGACGACATCGTGGAGGGAGTGCTGCGCTGCTGCGACAAACCCGCCACCGCGAACCCCGACTTCGACCCCCTGGCCCCTGATCCCGCCACGGCCGCGGCACCGCACCGGGTGTTCAACATTGGAAACAGCCACCCCACGCCTTTGCTGCGCTTCATCGAGGTGATGGAGGAGGCCCTGGGTTGCGAAGCCATCAAGGATTTCCAGCCCATGCAGCCGGGCGATGTGGTGGCCACTGCCGCTAACACCGCAGCTCTGGAGGCGTGGGTGGGCTTCAAGCCCTCAACGCCGATCGAAACTGGCGTGCAGCGTTTTGCCGATTGGTATCGCTCCTTTTATGGCGTCTGA
- a CDS encoding photosystem II reaction center protein J, protein MSGKKSPYPDGRIPDRNPDGTPAVPWRSRWTEGVLPLWLVATAGGMAVLFVVGLFFYGSYTGVGSA, encoded by the coding sequence ATGAGCGGAAAAAAATCCCCATATCCCGACGGTCGTATTCCCGATCGCAATCCCGATGGCACACCAGCTGTGCCCTGGAGAAGCCGCTGGACCGAAGGCGTCCTTCCCCTCTGGCTGGTGGCCACTGCAGGTGGAATGGCCGTTCTGTTCGTTGTGGGTCTGTTCTTCTATGGCTCCTACACCGGTGTTGGTTCCGCTTGA
- a CDS encoding photosystem II reaction center protein L — MERNPNPNNLPVELNRTSLYLGLLFVFVTGVLMSSYFFN, encoded by the coding sequence ATGGAACGCAATCCCAATCCCAACAACCTGCCGGTTGAACTCAACCGCACCAGCCTGTACCTGGGTCTGCTGTTTGTCTTCGTGACCGGCGTGCTCATGTCCAGCTACTTCTTCAACTGA
- the psbF gene encoding cytochrome b559 subunit beta, with translation MTQAPPVATTPRNYPIFTVRWLALHTLGIPTVFFLGALAAMQFIRR, from the coding sequence ATGACCCAAGCTCCTCCCGTCGCCACAACGCCACGCAACTATCCGATCTTCACGGTGCGTTGGCTGGCGTTGCACACCCTCGGCATCCCGACGGTGTTTTTCCTTGGCGCCCTTGCCGCGATGCAGTTCATCCGCCGCTGA
- the psbE gene encoding cytochrome b559 subunit alpha: MAAGSTGERPFFEIITSIRYWVIHAVTLPSIFLAGFLFVSTGLAYDAFGTPRPDAYFQASESKAPVVSQRYEGKSELDIRLK; encoded by the coding sequence ATGGCCGCCGGCTCAACAGGAGAACGCCCGTTCTTCGAAATCATCACGAGCATCCGTTACTGGGTGATCCACGCCGTGACACTGCCTTCCATCTTTTTGGCAGGGTTCCTGTTCGTGTCCACCGGCCTGGCCTACGACGCCTTCGGAACACCTCGTCCCGACGCCTATTTCCAGGCTTCGGAAAGCAAAGCTCCTGTGGTGAGCCAGCGCTACGAGGGCAAATCTGAACTCGACATTCGTCTGAAATAA
- a CDS encoding photosynthesis system II assembly factor Ycf48 yields MKRLLNSVSQLLLVLVLGVSLSGCVTTHVPTASTSPWQAMDLDTQANPLDVAFTDSRHGYLVGSNRMIRETNDGGAHWNERSLDLPDEENFRLISIDFDGDEGWIAGQPGLLMHSDDGGQNWTRLFLDTKLPGEPYLITALGSHSAELATNVGAVYETHNDGSSWEAKVTDAAGAVRDLRRSRDGSYVSVSGLGNFYATWEPGDSVWQVHQRVSSQRLQSIGFQPDGNLWMVARGAQIRLNDEPGNFDSWSKAIIPITNGYGYMDLAWDDDGAIWAGGGNGTLLVSRDGGDSWENDPVGDRQPSNFTRMVFDGEHAFVLGERGNLLRWVGNAV; encoded by the coding sequence ATGAAACGCCTGTTGAACTCTGTCAGCCAGCTTCTGCTGGTGCTTGTGCTGGGGGTCAGCCTCAGCGGCTGCGTCACCACCCACGTGCCCACGGCCAGCACGAGTCCTTGGCAGGCCATGGATCTCGACACCCAGGCCAACCCGCTGGATGTGGCCTTCACCGACAGCCGCCACGGCTACCTGGTGGGCAGCAACCGGATGATCCGGGAAACCAACGACGGGGGTGCCCATTGGAATGAGCGCAGCCTTGATCTGCCCGATGAAGAGAACTTCCGTCTGATCAGCATCGACTTCGATGGCGATGAAGGCTGGATCGCCGGTCAACCCGGGCTACTGATGCACAGCGACGACGGCGGCCAGAACTGGACCCGCCTGTTCCTCGACACCAAATTGCCCGGCGAGCCCTACCTGATCACAGCGTTGGGCAGCCATTCCGCAGAGCTCGCCACCAACGTGGGCGCGGTCTACGAGACCCATAACGACGGCAGCAGCTGGGAAGCCAAGGTGACCGATGCAGCAGGTGCGGTCCGGGATCTGCGTCGCAGCAGGGATGGCAGCTACGTGAGCGTGAGTGGCCTTGGCAACTTCTACGCCACATGGGAACCGGGTGATTCCGTCTGGCAGGTGCACCAGCGCGTTAGCAGCCAGCGGCTGCAAAGCATCGGCTTCCAACCCGACGGGAACCTGTGGATGGTGGCCCGCGGCGCACAAATCCGACTCAACGATGAGCCCGGCAACTTCGACAGCTGGAGCAAAGCCATCATCCCGATCACCAACGGCTACGGCTACATGGATCTGGCCTGGGATGACGACGGCGCCATCTGGGCCGGCGGTGGCAACGGCACCCTGCTGGTGAGCCGCGACGGCGGCGACAGCTGGGAGAACGACCCCGTCGGGGACCGTCAACCCAGCAACTTCACCCGCATGGTGTTCGACGGAGAGCACGCCTTTGTGCTGGGTGAGCGGGGCAACCTGCTGCGTTGGGTGGGCAACGCTGTGTAA
- a CDS encoding rubredoxin — MSDEQQSVQPVDTTEAVEPAVETAPEIDPRTHRFECRSCGYVYDPDEGVKKVGIEPGTAFEDLDALAFRCPVCRSKVAAFRDIGPRAKASGFDENLDFGLGVNRMTPGQKNVLIFGSLALGFAFFLSLYSLR, encoded by the coding sequence GTGAGCGACGAACAACAGTCCGTCCAGCCGGTCGATACCACCGAAGCGGTGGAACCAGCGGTTGAAACCGCTCCGGAGATCGACCCACGGACCCACCGTTTCGAATGTCGCAGCTGCGGCTACGTCTATGACCCCGACGAAGGGGTCAAGAAAGTTGGGATTGAACCCGGTACGGCCTTCGAGGATCTCGACGCGCTGGCTTTCCGCTGCCCCGTCTGCCGCAGCAAAGTGGCGGCCTTCCGCGACATCGGTCCGCGTGCCAAGGCCAGTGGTTTCGACGAAAACCTCGATTTCGGCCTCGGGGTGAACCGGATGACGCCCGGGCAGAAGAATGTTCTGATCTTCGGCAGCCTTGCTCTCGGCTTCGCCTTTTTCCTGTCCCTTTATTCCCTGCGCTGA
- a CDS encoding NAD(P)H-quinone oxidoreductase subunit 3 — MFALPGYDAFLGFLLIAAAVPALALITNKLVAPKSRAGERQLTYESGMEPIGGAWIQFNIRYYMFALVFVIFDVETVFLYPWAVAFNRLGLLAFIEALIFIAILLVALAYAWRKGALEWS; from the coding sequence ATGTTTGCCCTGCCCGGCTACGACGCCTTTCTGGGGTTTCTGCTGATTGCGGCTGCAGTGCCGGCCCTGGCGCTGATCACCAACAAGTTGGTGGCGCCGAAAAGCCGTGCCGGTGAGCGCCAACTCACCTATGAATCCGGCATGGAGCCCATTGGTGGGGCCTGGATTCAATTCAATATCCGCTACTACATGTTTGCGCTGGTCTTCGTCATCTTCGACGTCGAGACCGTGTTCCTTTATCCCTGGGCTGTGGCGTTCAACCGTCTCGGCTTGCTGGCCTTCATTGAGGCCCTGATTTTCATCGCCATCCTGCTGGTGGCTTTGGCCTACGCCTGGCGCAAAGGCGCCCTTGAGTGGAGCTAG
- a CDS encoding NADH dehydrogenase subunit K, which translates to MSENTSPSIAAVRDLREASCGPIGAPAVTNDLSENVILTSLDDLHNWARLSSLWPLLYGTACCFIEFAALLGSRFDFDRFGLVPRSSPRQADLLIVAGTVTMKMAPALVRLYEQMPEPKYVIAMGACTITGGMFSADSTTAVRGVDKLIPVDLYLPGCPPRPEAIFDAVIKLRKKVGDESLAERRKHQQTHRYMTVSHQMKRVEPVVTGSYLRAESQKAALAAAPAGQTLATDAAVLTPAAEPVES; encoded by the coding sequence ATGTCTGAGAACACATCCCCCTCTATTGCTGCTGTTCGCGATCTGCGCGAAGCCAGCTGCGGTCCGATTGGTGCCCCAGCGGTCACCAACGATCTCAGCGAGAACGTCATCCTCACCAGTCTGGATGATCTGCATAACTGGGCTCGCTTGAGCAGCCTCTGGCCTCTTCTTTATGGAACGGCCTGCTGCTTCATTGAATTTGCAGCGCTGCTCGGGTCTCGCTTCGATTTCGATCGCTTCGGTCTGGTTCCCCGCAGTTCCCCGCGTCAGGCCGACCTTCTAATCGTTGCCGGCACCGTGACCATGAAGATGGCGCCCGCCCTTGTGCGGCTCTATGAGCAAATGCCCGAGCCGAAATACGTGATCGCCATGGGTGCCTGCACCATCACCGGCGGCATGTTCAGCGCTGATTCCACCACTGCAGTGCGCGGTGTGGACAAGCTGATTCCGGTGGATCTCTATCTGCCCGGCTGTCCGCCCCGCCCCGAAGCAATCTTTGATGCCGTGATCAAGTTGCGCAAGAAAGTTGGCGATGAGTCGCTAGCTGAGCGCCGTAAGCATCAGCAAACCCACCGCTACATGACGGTCTCCCACCAGATGAAGCGTGTTGAACCTGTGGTGACCGGTTCTTACCTTCGGGCCGAATCTCAGAAGGCTGCCCTGGCTGCAGCGCCGGCAGGGCAGACCCTGGCCACCGATGCCGCCGTGCTTACCCCTGCTGCTGAACCTGTCGAGTCATGA
- a CDS encoding NAD(P)H-quinone oxidoreductase subunit J produces the protein MSETPSKKTAASDEEGAVVAPEPGPVSQWLNKQGFDHNSLEPDHLGVEQIGVDADVLPMIAAALKSNGFDYLQCQGGYDEGPGEQLVCFYHLLAMAEQVEAMAADPSAKLREVRIKVFLNREGTPSLPSIYGLFRGADWQERETFDMYGIQFEGHPHPKRLLMPEDWKGWPLRKDYVQPDFYEMQDAY, from the coding sequence ATGAGCGAAACCCCTTCCAAGAAGACAGCCGCCTCGGATGAAGAGGGTGCAGTTGTCGCTCCCGAGCCTGGTCCGGTGAGCCAATGGCTGAACAAGCAAGGTTTTGACCACAACAGCCTCGAGCCTGATCATCTCGGTGTTGAGCAGATCGGCGTTGATGCTGACGTTCTCCCGATGATCGCTGCGGCGCTCAAGAGCAACGGTTTCGACTACCTCCAGTGCCAAGGGGGCTACGACGAAGGCCCCGGTGAGCAGCTGGTTTGCTTCTATCACCTCCTGGCGATGGCGGAACAGGTGGAGGCCATGGCGGCCGATCCTTCGGCCAAGCTGCGGGAAGTGAGGATCAAAGTCTTCCTCAACCGAGAAGGCACCCCCTCGCTGCCGTCGATTTACGGCCTGTTCCGCGGGGCCGATTGGCAGGAGCGTGAAACCTTCGATATGTACGGCATCCAGTTCGAGGGGCACCCGCATCCCAAACGGTTGCTTATGCCAGAGGACTGGAAAGGATGGCCGTTGCGCAAGGACTACGTCCAGCCTGATTTCTACGAAATGCAGGACGCTTATTGA